The following coding sequences lie in one Euhalothece natronophila Z-M001 genomic window:
- the fabI gene encoding enoyl-ACP reductase FabI, with protein MLDLSQKKALVTGIANNRSIAWGIAQQLHTAGAEMGVTYLPDDKGKFEKKVRDLVSPINPSLFLPCNVQDDAQIDETFQAVADQWGKLDILVHCLAFAGKEELSGEFSKTSREGFKQALDISTYSLTRLAKAAKPLMTDGGSIVTLTYLGGDRVVPNYNVMGIAKSGLEMSVRYLAAEMGENNIRVNAISAGPIRTLASSAVGGILDMIHHVEETAPLKRTVTQTEVGNAAAFLCSDLASGITGHTLYVDSGYNIMGM; from the coding sequence ATGCTAGATTTAAGTCAGAAAAAAGCCTTAGTTACAGGAATCGCCAATAACCGTTCGATTGCTTGGGGAATTGCCCAACAACTTCATACAGCCGGCGCAGAAATGGGAGTTACTTATCTCCCTGATGATAAAGGGAAATTTGAGAAAAAAGTCAGAGACTTAGTTTCCCCCATTAATCCTAGTTTGTTTCTCCCCTGTAATGTTCAAGATGATGCACAAATTGATGAGACATTTCAAGCAGTGGCTGATCAATGGGGAAAATTAGATATTCTGGTTCATTGTCTTGCTTTTGCTGGGAAAGAAGAGTTATCTGGAGAATTTAGTAAAACCTCGCGAGAAGGCTTTAAGCAAGCCCTAGACATTAGCACTTATTCCCTGACTCGTCTTGCTAAGGCGGCAAAACCTTTGATGACAGATGGTGGCAGTATTGTCACCCTTACTTATCTTGGCGGAGACAGAGTGGTTCCCAACTATAATGTTATGGGGATTGCCAAGTCGGGACTAGAAATGAGTGTCCGCTATCTGGCAGCAGAAATGGGAGAAAATAACATTCGCGTTAATGCCATCTCCGCTGGCCCCATTCGCACTTTAGCTTCTTCGGCAGTGGGTGGAATTTTAGATATGATTCATCATGTGGAAGAAACCGCCCCACTGAAGCGAACGGTTACCCAAACGGAAGTGGGAAATGCGGCTGCCTTCTTGTGTAGTGATCTTGCTAGTGGCATTACTGGACATACGTTATATGTCGATTCTGGCTACAACATTATGGGAATGTAA
- a CDS encoding MraY family glycosyltransferase — MSAEWYFLLAFAFGTSLVVAVTPIVKKIGIATKQVDKPDLRKIHTFPIVRIGGGSIFIAIMLSLGILYGVQGWAFLDSEAVNRLIIIILGGCAFFAMGLADDIWDLSAFYRLRLQFLVIVGLWWQGLRVDLSFLPWDNSFLLGGLSLLITFLWLAGVANAVNWIDGMDGLAGGVTGIIAFATLFITLENGNYGVALLMATTAGSAIAFLWYNFHPADIFMGDGGSNFLGFLLAASSLAGIANEPGLGNTLAPFVLLAVPIGDMLVVITARLRAGKSPFIADQIHIHHRLLAKGISQTMTALFLYTLTLWVGTLALVFCNFERPWIYFAPATVVLLGMTWQVQRSRKQKKEL; from the coding sequence ATGTCTGCTGAGTGGTACTTTCTTCTCGCCTTCGCTTTTGGAACAAGTCTTGTGGTTGCCGTAACGCCAATTGTGAAGAAAATTGGCATCGCAACCAAACAAGTTGATAAACCAGATTTACGGAAAATTCATACCTTCCCCATCGTTCGCATTGGGGGGGGTTCTATTTTTATCGCGATTATGTTAAGCCTTGGGATTCTCTATGGCGTTCAAGGCTGGGCTTTTCTCGATTCAGAAGCAGTCAATAGGTTAATTATTATTATTCTTGGGGGATGTGCCTTTTTTGCCATGGGGTTAGCCGATGATATTTGGGATTTATCTGCCTTTTATCGCTTGAGGTTGCAGTTTTTGGTGATTGTTGGACTGTGGTGGCAAGGATTACGGGTGGATTTATCCTTTTTGCCTTGGGATAATTCTTTTCTATTGGGAGGATTGAGTTTACTAATTACCTTCTTATGGCTAGCTGGTGTGGCAAATGCGGTAAATTGGATTGATGGCATGGATGGTTTAGCTGGGGGGGTAACAGGGATTATTGCCTTTGCAACTTTATTTATTACCCTAGAAAACGGAAATTATGGGGTTGCCCTATTAATGGCGACCACTGCTGGAAGCGCGATCGCGTTTTTATGGTATAACTTCCACCCTGCCGATATTTTTATGGGGGATGGGGGATCAAATTTTCTCGGCTTTCTCTTAGCGGCTTCAAGTTTAGCTGGCATTGCCAATGAACCAGGGTTAGGAAATACCCTTGCCCCGTTTGTCCTTCTAGCTGTCCCGATTGGTGATATGCTAGTGGTGATTACTGCTCGTTTACGTGCTGGAAAATCTCCGTTTATTGCCGATCAGATTCATATTCATCACCGTCTATTGGCAAAAGGAATTTCTCAAACCATGACGGCGTTATTTCTTTATACTTTAACCTTATGGGTAGGAACGTTGGCGTTAGTTTTCTGTAATTTTGAACGTCCTTGGATTTATTTTGCCCCTGCTACAGTGGTTCTGTTAGGAATGACGTGGCAAGTGCAACGCAGTCGTAAGCAAAAAAAGGAACTATGA
- the hpf gene encoding ribosome hibernation-promoting factor, HPF/YfiA family, with protein sequence MKLLIQGNNIEVTEAIHNYVEEKLENAVKHFQQLTSKVDVHLSVAHNSRVSDRAKAEVTVYASGKVIRAQEHSGDLYASIDLVADKIARQLRKYKEKHLDKKTQESPKTAEMVTPEPVEEDLLRDRAPELPEDVVRVKYFAMPPMGVEEAKDQLQLVDHDFYVFRNENTGEINVIYERNHGGYGVIQPRNSNGHTHGTLHEKAQGSNGKNASLSEEEELRESPPAAEV encoded by the coding sequence ATGAAGCTTTTGATTCAAGGCAACAATATAGAAGTCACCGAAGCCATCCACAATTATGTGGAAGAAAAACTGGAAAATGCCGTCAAACACTTTCAACAACTCACTTCAAAAGTTGATGTGCATTTATCCGTTGCCCATAATTCTCGGGTCAGCGATCGCGCTAAAGCAGAAGTAACGGTTTATGCCAGCGGTAAAGTGATCCGAGCGCAGGAACACAGTGGTGATTTATATGCCAGCATTGATTTAGTCGCTGATAAAATTGCCCGTCAGCTTCGCAAATATAAAGAGAAACATCTGGATAAGAAAACTCAGGAAAGTCCCAAAACCGCAGAAATGGTAACACCTGAACCGGTTGAGGAAGATTTACTGCGCGATCGTGCTCCTGAGCTCCCAGAAGATGTTGTGCGCGTCAAGTATTTTGCGATGCCCCCAATGGGAGTTGAAGAAGCCAAAGATCAGTTACAGTTAGTAGATCACGACTTCTATGTTTTCCGCAATGAAAATACTGGGGAAATTAATGTAATCTATGAGCGCAATCATGGGGGGTATGGGGTTATTCAACCGCGCAATAGCAATGGTCATACCCATGGAACACTCCATGAAAAAGCTCAAGGTAGCAATGGAAAAAATGCTTCATTAAGCGAAGAAGAGGAATTAAGAGAATCCCCTCCAGCAGCAGAGGTATAA
- the glyA gene encoding serine hydroxymethyltransferase, with the protein MTEDNLDFLTKADPTVSGMLQKELQRQREHLELIASENFTSPAVMAAQGSVLTNKYAEGLPGKRYYGGCEFIDQVEQLAIDRAKELFGAASANVQPHSGAQANFAVFLTLLNPGDKIMGMDLSHGGHLTHGSPVNVSGKWFEAVHYGVNQETEQLDYDEILELARKEQPKLIICGYSAYPRIINFEKFRAIADEVGAYLLADIAHIAGLVASGHHPNPVPHCDVVTTTTHKTLRGPRGGLILTRDPELGKKLNKSVFPGTQGGPLEHVIAGKAVAFGEALTPDFKAYSGQVIENAQAMAKQLQSRGIKVVSGGTENHLLLADMRSVKLTGKQADQLVSEINITANKNTVPFDPESPFVTSGIRLGSPAMTTRGFGTKEFTEIANIIADRLQNPEDEQVKQACKQRVETLCKQFPLYPHLNMPVPAMA; encoded by the coding sequence GTGACTGAAGATAACTTAGACTTTTTAACCAAAGCGGATCCCACTGTATCGGGAATGCTACAAAAGGAATTACAAAGACAAAGAGAACACCTTGAACTCATTGCCAGTGAAAACTTTACCTCTCCGGCGGTAATGGCAGCTCAGGGGTCTGTTTTAACCAATAAATATGCAGAAGGACTCCCTGGAAAACGCTATTATGGGGGTTGTGAATTTATCGACCAAGTAGAGCAATTAGCCATCGATCGCGCTAAGGAACTGTTTGGGGCAGCTAGTGCTAATGTTCAACCTCACTCGGGGGCGCAAGCTAATTTTGCGGTATTTCTTACCCTCCTCAACCCAGGGGATAAAATTATGGGGATGGATTTGTCTCACGGCGGACACCTGACCCATGGTTCTCCTGTGAATGTTTCTGGGAAATGGTTTGAAGCTGTTCATTATGGGGTAAACCAAGAAACTGAACAACTCGACTATGATGAAATTTTAGAATTAGCTCGCAAAGAGCAACCAAAGTTAATTATCTGTGGCTATTCTGCTTACCCTCGGATTATTAATTTTGAAAAATTCCGCGCCATTGCTGATGAAGTCGGTGCGTATCTCTTAGCTGATATTGCTCACATTGCTGGCTTAGTCGCCAGTGGTCATCATCCTAACCCCGTTCCCCATTGTGATGTCGTGACTACCACCACCCACAAAACTTTACGTGGCCCCCGTGGTGGCTTAATCCTCACCCGTGACCCAGAATTAGGGAAAAAGCTCAATAAATCTGTCTTCCCAGGAACTCAGGGTGGCCCCTTAGAACATGTCATTGCTGGTAAGGCTGTGGCTTTTGGGGAAGCGCTTACTCCTGACTTTAAGGCTTATTCTGGGCAAGTGATTGAAAATGCTCAAGCCATGGCGAAACAACTACAAAGCCGAGGCATCAAAGTAGTTTCGGGTGGCACCGAAAATCATCTGCTGTTAGCTGATATGCGTTCTGTTAAGCTAACTGGAAAACAAGCGGATCAGCTTGTCAGTGAGATTAATATTACGGCAAATAAAAATACTGTGCCCTTTGATCCCGAATCGCCTTTTGTCACCAGTGGCATACGTTTAGGATCTCCTGCAATGACGACCCGTGGCTTTGGTACTAAAGAGTTTACTGAAATTGCCAATATTATTGCGGATCGTCTGCAAAATCCTGAAGATGAACAGGTTAAACAAGCCTGTAAACAGCGCGTAGAAACTTTGTGTAAGCAATTTCCACTCTATCCACACTTAAATATGCCTGTTCCAGCGATGGCGTAG
- a CDS encoding AI-2E family transporter: MLQEYERATDSPIASWLKDFQASIPNWILVLLMFPLIILDGWLFLVVIDYFNQLITTFIAATLLAFLLNYPTQVLEKLKVRRSYAVLIVFFSTLIIFALIALFSLPLIIDQFEKFRNQIPMWIDSSESQLEQLATIFNIDFSEWSDDLQRSLKSQIQSFLKDLPNLALGTLGNFLQIFFILVLTVFLGIFYKGLLQNTVETWFPVTSPQVLRSLRRNFNSYVVNQFTLAISLTAFMIPTFWLLNVPFYLLFALTIGIMGVIPFGAILTIFLISFLLGLKSIWLGLKVLVVAMIIDQIIENTVTPRLLGTLTGLNPIVVLFSLMVGARISGYLGVLIAVPITATIKSTLRLLSQKSSELLEEPPIKNY, translated from the coding sequence ATGTTACAAGAATATGAGCGCGCTACTGATAGCCCCATTGCTTCGTGGCTAAAAGACTTTCAAGCCAGCATTCCCAATTGGATTCTCGTTTTATTAATGTTTCCGCTCATTATTCTTGACGGTTGGCTATTTTTAGTCGTCATTGACTATTTTAATCAGTTAATTACTACCTTTATTGCTGCCACATTACTAGCATTTTTATTAAACTATCCCACTCAGGTTCTAGAGAAATTAAAGGTTAGACGTAGCTATGCGGTTCTCATTGTCTTTTTTAGTACCCTAATAATATTTGCCTTAATTGCCCTTTTTAGTCTTCCTTTAATTATTGATCAATTTGAAAAATTTCGTAATCAAATCCCGATGTGGATCGATTCTTCTGAAAGTCAATTAGAACAGTTAGCCACTATCTTTAATATTGACTTTAGTGAATGGAGCGATGATTTACAAAGAAGCCTTAAAAGTCAAATTCAGTCCTTTTTAAAAGACTTGCCGAATTTAGCCTTAGGAACATTGGGAAATTTTCTGCAAATTTTCTTTATTTTAGTATTAACGGTTTTTCTAGGCATTTTTTATAAAGGGTTATTACAAAATACTGTAGAAACCTGGTTTCCAGTTACCAGTCCCCAAGTGCTGCGATCGCTGCGGAGAAACTTTAATAGTTATGTGGTTAATCAATTCACCCTTGCTATTTCACTAACAGCCTTTATGATTCCAACATTTTGGTTGCTTAACGTTCCCTTTTATTTACTATTTGCCCTAACTATTGGCATTATGGGAGTTATTCCCTTTGGTGCGATTTTAACCATATTTTTAATTAGTTTTTTGTTAGGCTTAAAAAGCATTTGGCTAGGGTTAAAAGTATTAGTGGTTGCCATGATTATTGACCAAATTATTGAAAACACTGTGACACCTCGTCTTTTAGGAACTTTAACAGGACTCAATCCCATTGTCGTTCTATTTTCTCTCATGGTGGGAGCAAGAATTTCGGGGTATTTAGGAGTCTTAATTGCTGTTCCAATTACTGCAACGATTAAAAGTACTCTTAGATTATTATCTCAAAAAAGCTCTGAATTGTTAGAAGAGCCTCCAATAAAAAATTACTAA
- the lipB gene encoding lipoyl(octanoyl) transferase LipB: MRRCYLINQGVIAYEEAWEQQRSLIDQRIENPELDDVLILLEHPPVYTLGTGATENYLKFDPNNSSVPLYRTERGGEVTYHCPGQIVGYPILNLHYYYCDLHWYLRQLESVLIRTIEGYGLTAKREAGLTGVWVEGVKVGAIGIKAKRWITMHGFSLNVCPDLSGFSKIVPCGISDRAVGSLQQFLPEITCQQVRQDIITHFAEIFEVEFYS, translated from the coding sequence ATGCGACGTTGCTACTTAATCAATCAGGGAGTCATTGCTTATGAGGAAGCATGGGAACAACAGCGATCGCTGATTGACCAACGTATTGAAAATCCCGAGTTAGACGATGTATTAATTTTATTAGAGCATCCCCCAGTTTATACCCTGGGAACGGGGGCAACGGAAAATTACCTCAAGTTTGACCCTAATAATAGTTCCGTACCATTATATCGCACAGAAAGGGGAGGAGAAGTCACTTATCACTGCCCTGGGCAAATTGTAGGCTACCCGATTTTAAACTTACACTATTATTACTGTGATCTGCACTGGTACTTACGACAATTGGAAAGCGTTTTAATCCGCACAATAGAGGGATATGGGTTAACAGCAAAGAGAGAAGCTGGATTAACAGGAGTTTGGGTAGAAGGAGTAAAAGTAGGCGCGATCGGGATTAAAGCTAAACGCTGGATTACTATGCACGGCTTTTCTTTGAATGTGTGCCCAGATTTAAGCGGTTTTTCAAAAATTGTCCCTTGTGGGATCAGCGATCGCGCTGTTGGCAGTCTCCAACAATTTTTACCTGAGATTACTTGCCAACAAGTCCGCCAAGATATTATTACCCATTTTGCCGAAATTTTCGAGGTTGAATTTTACAGCTAA
- a CDS encoding competence/damage-inducible protein A has translation MSAEVICVGTELLLGDILNSNTQFLGRQLADLGIPHYFQTVVGDNPERIKQAIKIASDRASLLIFTGGLGPTPDDLTTETIASFFETPLEERPELIADIKEKFAQRKRTMSENNRKQALMPKGASILPNPMGSASGMIWQPRPNLTVMTFPGVPAELHRMWQETAVPFLKQEGWGANVILSRTLRFWGIGESDLAEKVSDYFDSTNPTVAPYASKGEVRLRVSAHAESKEGAIALINPIQQRIQEIAGLDYFGCDDDTLPRVTGKLLLDTKQTVAVAESCTGGGLGAMLTSVSGSSGYFRGGIVAYDNEVKQQLLGVKAESLNQEGAVSGTVAKEMALGAKKQLHSDWGLSITGIAGPTGGTAEKPVGLIYLGIATPEGEADQVELRLGQQRLRDTIRHISACHALDQLRRKLSA, from the coding sequence ATGAGCGCGGAAGTTATTTGTGTGGGAACAGAATTGCTGTTAGGGGATATTCTTAATAGTAATACGCAGTTTTTAGGACGACAGTTAGCTGATTTGGGGATTCCTCACTATTTTCAGACAGTGGTAGGAGATAACCCTGAACGCATTAAACAGGCGATTAAAATTGCCAGCGATCGCGCTTCTCTTCTCATTTTTACAGGAGGATTGGGGCCAACGCCAGATGATCTCACCACAGAAACCATTGCTAGTTTTTTTGAAACCCCTTTAGAAGAACGACCAGAATTAATTGCCGATATTAAAGAAAAATTTGCCCAGCGCAAGCGCACCATGTCGGAAAATAACCGTAAACAGGCGTTAATGCCCAAAGGAGCGAGTATTTTACCGAATCCCATGGGAAGTGCCTCAGGGATGATTTGGCAACCACGTCCTAATTTAACGGTTATGACCTTTCCAGGAGTGCCAGCAGAATTACATCGGATGTGGCAAGAAACGGCGGTTCCCTTCTTAAAACAGGAGGGTTGGGGGGCAAATGTCATTCTCAGTCGGACGCTGCGATTTTGGGGCATTGGCGAGTCAGATTTAGCCGAAAAGGTGAGTGATTATTTCGATTCCACCAATCCTACTGTTGCCCCCTATGCTTCAAAAGGAGAAGTACGGTTACGAGTGTCAGCACATGCCGAAAGCAAAGAAGGCGCGATCGCGCTTATTAATCCCATTCAACAACGGATTCAAGAAATTGCGGGATTAGACTATTTCGGCTGCGATGACGACACCCTTCCCAGAGTGACAGGAAAACTGCTTTTAGACACCAAGCAAACCGTAGCCGTTGCCGAATCTTGTACAGGTGGGGGGTTAGGCGCAATGTTAACCTCTGTATCTGGTAGTTCTGGTTATTTTCGTGGGGGAATTGTCGCTTACGATAATGAAGTTAAACAGCAGTTATTAGGAGTTAAAGCCGAATCTCTCAACCAAGAAGGGGCAGTAAGTGGCACGGTAGCCAAGGAAATGGCATTAGGGGCTAAAAAACAGCTTCATAGCGATTGGGGATTGAGTATTACAGGCATTGCTGGCCCCACAGGGGGAACTGCGGAAAAGCCTGTAGGCTTAATTTACTTAGGAATTGCTACCCCAGAGGGAGAAGCTGATCAGGTAGAATTACGACTAGGACAGCAACGCTTACGAGATACCATTCGTCATATTAGCGCCTGTCATGCTCTCGATCAGTTGCGACGAAAACTTTCTGCATAA
- the gorA gene encoding glutathione-disulfide reductase, with the protein MAYDYDLFVIGGGSGGIAAARRATEYGAKVGLAEFDRLGGTCVNRGCIPKKLMVYASHFPHWFEDAKDYGWSVGEASLDWKKMTTAVNGEVARLNGVYQRNLDKAEVTVYRGYAQFVDAHTLTIGDEKITADKILIAVGGIPEKIDAPGIEHTIVSDDMFTLPEQPKRFVVLGGGYIGVEFACILNALGSQVTQIIRRPYILRGFDNDLREHLQNSLIEEGLQVLDDTEVKSIEKTKEGLKLTTKGNHEETITADVVLTATGRIPRLEKLGLENTDVKVKDGAIAVNDYSCTTVPNIFAVGDCTNRINLTPVAIQEGRAFADTEFGGKNRVMSHENVPSAVFSSPEAASVGLTEQDAKAKYGDNAIDIYRAKFGSTYFSLTRRKEKAMLKLVVERNSDRVLGAHMVGEAAAEIMQGVAVAVKMGAKKADFDATVAIHPSVAEEFVTMRNPL; encoded by the coding sequence ATGGCTTACGATTATGATTTATTTGTCATTGGTGGCGGTTCTGGAGGCATTGCTGCAGCCAGACGAGCGACAGAATATGGCGCAAAAGTGGGATTAGCGGAGTTTGATCGCTTAGGCGGAACTTGCGTTAATCGGGGCTGTATTCCTAAAAAGTTAATGGTTTATGCCTCTCATTTTCCCCATTGGTTTGAAGATGCCAAAGATTATGGTTGGTCAGTGGGAGAAGCCAGTTTAGACTGGAAAAAGATGACCACAGCAGTTAATGGGGAAGTGGCTCGCCTCAATGGCGTTTATCAACGAAATTTAGATAAGGCTGAGGTGACCGTTTACCGAGGCTATGCCCAATTTGTAGATGCCCATACCCTGACCATCGGTGACGAAAAAATTACTGCCGATAAAATTTTAATTGCTGTGGGGGGGATTCCAGAAAAAATAGATGCCCCTGGAATTGAGCATACCATTGTCTCTGATGATATGTTCACTCTTCCCGAACAACCGAAGCGATTTGTGGTACTCGGTGGCGGCTACATTGGGGTAGAATTTGCTTGTATTCTCAATGCGTTAGGCTCACAAGTTACCCAAATTATTCGCCGTCCTTACATTTTACGAGGCTTTGATAATGATCTGCGTGAGCATTTGCAAAATAGCCTCATTGAAGAAGGGTTACAGGTACTTGATGATACGGAAGTTAAATCCATTGAAAAGACAAAAGAAGGGCTGAAATTAACCACAAAAGGCAATCATGAAGAAACCATTACTGCTGATGTAGTGTTAACGGCAACTGGGCGCATTCCTCGTTTAGAAAAACTAGGTTTAGAAAATACTGATGTGAAAGTCAAAGATGGCGCGATCGCGGTTAATGATTATAGTTGTACCACTGTTCCTAATATTTTTGCTGTGGGCGATTGCACGAATCGGATTAATCTTACTCCCGTCGCCATTCAAGAAGGAAGAGCCTTTGCTGATACGGAATTTGGTGGCAAAAATCGGGTTATGAGCCATGAAAATGTCCCTTCTGCTGTGTTTAGTAGCCCAGAGGCGGCTAGCGTGGGATTAACCGAACAAGATGCGAAGGCAAAATACGGAGACAATGCCATTGATATCTATCGAGCCAAATTTGGTTCCACTTACTTTAGCTTAACCCGTCGTAAAGAAAAGGCGATGTTAAAGTTAGTGGTAGAAAGAAACAGCGATCGCGTTTTAGGGGCGCACATGGTAGGAGAAGCCGCTGCTGAGATTATGCAGGGTGTTGCTGTTGCCGTGAAAATGGGCGCGAAAAAAGCTGATTTTGATGCCACTGTAGCTATTCACCCTTCAGTTGCAGAGGAGTTTGTCACCATGCGAAATCCTCTTTAA
- a CDS encoding alpha/beta fold hydrolase, with protein sequence MLARIQKNWKQGFIPTNNIQLHYVSQGEGPLMVMLHGFPEFWYSWRYQIPEFAQSYQVVAPDLRGYNDSEKPQEISAYAMTELVEDVKGIIEGFGNQKGILVGHDWGGAIAWHFAYAYPEMLEKLIIMNLPHPAEFSKGLKTPQQLLKSWYIFFFQLPFLPEWFLSGNDYSAIAAAFREMAIDQTAFTQKDIEAFKEAAAKRGALTAMINYYRCAFRDLLEVSNRNWGVLEIPTLMIWGEQDAALGKELTYGTKNYVKDLRVRYIPNCSHWVQQEQPELVNHYMREFLQETFA encoded by the coding sequence ATGCTAGCAAGAATCCAAAAAAATTGGAAACAGGGATTCATCCCAACTAATAATATTCAACTCCATTATGTGAGTCAGGGGGAAGGGCCATTAATGGTTATGCTTCACGGATTCCCTGAATTTTGGTATTCTTGGCGATATCAAATTCCCGAATTTGCCCAAAGTTACCAAGTAGTTGCCCCCGATTTAAGAGGGTATAACGATAGCGAAAAACCACAAGAGATCTCTGCTTATGCCATGACAGAATTAGTGGAAGATGTCAAAGGAATTATTGAAGGGTTTGGCAATCAAAAAGGTATTTTAGTCGGTCATGATTGGGGAGGCGCGATCGCGTGGCACTTTGCTTATGCTTATCCCGAAATGCTAGAGAAATTAATTATTATGAATCTTCCTCACCCTGCCGAATTTAGTAAAGGCTTAAAAACGCCTCAACAATTATTAAAAAGTTGGTACATTTTCTTTTTCCAATTGCCTTTTTTACCAGAATGGTTTTTATCTGGGAATGACTATAGCGCGATCGCGGCTGCCTTTAGAGAAATGGCTATTGATCAAACTGCTTTTACCCAAAAAGATATTGAAGCCTTTAAAGAGGCTGCTGCTAAACGTGGCGCATTAACAGCAATGATCAATTACTATCGTTGTGCCTTTCGAGATTTATTGGAAGTCAGTAATAGAAATTGGGGCGTGTTAGAGATTCCAACCTTAATGATTTGGGGAGAACAAGACGCTGCCTTAGGTAAAGAACTAACTTATGGGACGAAGAACTATGTGAAGGATTTGAGAGTTCGCTATATTCCCAACTGTAGTCATTGGGTGCAACAAGAACAACCAGAACTGGTTAATCATTATATGCGAGAGTTTTTACAGGAGACTTTTGCTTAA
- the coaD gene encoding pantetheine-phosphate adenylyltransferase: MIAIYPGSFDPITFGHLDIIERGTQLFDRVIVAVLSNPNKQPLFSVEERIQQIQNCTQDLSGVEVDHFDGLAVEYAKQRDAKVLLRGLRVLSDFEKELQMAHTNQTLWQNMETVFLATSNEYSFLSSSVVKEIARFGGSVEHLIPKSVALEVYKCYTKTPQVNPNPTHPINNLPPKNSSSKKNFNNWRSSL; the protein is encoded by the coding sequence GTGATTGCCATTTACCCTGGTAGTTTTGATCCCATAACCTTTGGTCATCTTGATATTATTGAGCGCGGAACGCAATTGTTTGATCGCGTTATTGTGGCTGTTTTATCTAACCCGAATAAGCAACCTTTGTTTTCCGTGGAAGAACGGATTCAGCAAATTCAAAACTGTACTCAGGATTTATCTGGCGTAGAGGTCGATCATTTCGACGGGTTGGCGGTAGAATATGCCAAGCAACGTGATGCAAAAGTGCTACTAAGAGGGTTAAGGGTGCTATCAGACTTTGAAAAAGAGTTACAAATGGCACATACGAATCAAACCCTCTGGCAGAATATGGAAACTGTTTTTTTGGCAACCTCCAATGAGTACAGTTTTTTAAGCAGTAGCGTGGTTAAAGAAATTGCTCGGTTCGGTGGCTCAGTTGAGCATTTAATTCCTAAAAGTGTCGCCCTAGAAGTATATAAATGTTACACAAAAACTCCCCAAGTGAATCCCAATCCAACTCATCCGATCAACAACCTTCCTCCGAAGAACTCATCATCCAAGAAAAACTTCAACAACTGGAGGAGTTCCTTGTAA
- a CDS encoding ATP synthase subunit B family protein codes for MDSLWESLPDAFEQAYYILEEKQKILQQAQTEREQILKQAQQEARQIKNQSGIIQEAQQEAYQIQAETEQHCQQLHEKTLQEIEKLRQQAYSECEELRRDADQYADWVLNSLEERLGEMLHVTQNGRKALKESQEPERPKRKAPKRKAS; via the coding sequence ATGGATAGTCTGTGGGAAAGTCTCCCTGATGCGTTTGAACAAGCCTATTATATTTTGGAGGAAAAGCAGAAAATTCTCCAGCAAGCCCAGACTGAACGGGAACAAATTCTTAAACAAGCCCAACAAGAGGCGAGACAAATTAAAAACCAGAGTGGAATTATTCAAGAAGCTCAACAAGAGGCTTATCAAATTCAGGCGGAAACGGAACAACACTGTCAACAGTTACACGAGAAGACATTGCAAGAAATTGAAAAGCTCCGCCAACAAGCTTATAGCGAGTGTGAGGAGTTGCGACGGGATGCTGATCAGTATGCGGATTGGGTTTTAAATAGTTTAGAAGAACGTTTGGGAGAAATGTTGCATGTGACTCAAAATGGTCGTAAAGCTCTCAAAGAATCCCAAGAGCCAGAACGCCCTAAGCGCAAAGCTCCTAAGCGAAAAGCAAGTTAG